A window from Corynebacterium singulare encodes these proteins:
- the wzt gene encoding galactan export ABC transporter ATP-binding subunit Wzt/RfbE, with the protein MVSIDTYNACVDFPIFDAKSRSLKKAMLSTAGGSIGKNDQNVVMVEALKDINLHLREGDRVGLVGHNGAGKTTLLRLLSGIYEPTRGAADVRGRVAPVFDLGVGMDPEVSGYDNIIIRGLFLGQTIKQMKAKMDEIAEFSELGDYLSMPLRTYSTGMRVRLALGVVTSIEPEILLLDEGIGAVDAAFMAKARVRLQDLVKRSGILVFASHSNDFLAQLCDTALWIDHGQIRSVGEVSDVVGEYEGPEVGEYVRDLRRRFDNEENA; encoded by the coding sequence ATGGTTTCCATTGATACGTACAACGCCTGCGTGGACTTTCCCATCTTTGACGCCAAGTCCCGCTCATTAAAAAAGGCCATGCTCTCCACCGCCGGTGGCTCCATTGGGAAGAATGACCAGAACGTGGTCATGGTTGAAGCCCTCAAGGACATCAACCTTCACCTGCGTGAAGGTGACCGCGTGGGCCTCGTGGGCCACAACGGTGCCGGTAAGACGACGTTGCTGCGTCTGCTCTCCGGGATCTATGAGCCCACCCGCGGCGCTGCCGATGTGCGCGGGCGCGTGGCTCCTGTCTTTGACCTCGGCGTAGGCATGGACCCGGAGGTCTCCGGCTACGACAACATCATCATCCGCGGCCTCTTTTTGGGTCAGACCATCAAACAAATGAAAGCCAAGATGGATGAGATTGCCGAGTTCTCTGAACTGGGTGATTACCTCTCCATGCCGCTGCGCACCTACTCCACCGGTATGCGCGTGCGCCTAGCGCTGGGCGTGGTGACCTCCATTGAGCCGGAGATCCTGCTTCTCGACGAAGGCATTGGCGCCGTCGACGCCGCCTTCATGGCCAAGGCCCGCGTGCGGCTCCAAGACCTGGTGAAGCGCTCCGGCATCCTGGTCTTTGCCTCCCACTCCAATGACTTCCTGGCCCAACTGTGCGATACCGCCCTGTGGATCGACCACGGCCAGATCCGCTCGGTGGGCGAGGTCTCTGACGTCGTGGGCGAGTACGAGGGCCCCGAGGTTGGCGAGTACGTGCGCGACCTGCGTCGGCGCTTCGACAACGAGGAGAACGCCTAA
- the wzm gene encoding galactan export ABC transporter permease subunit Wzm/RfbD, with product MTTAPAPGEEPASRSMTMSAAFADLLQGARQRELWFKLGIQDIKQRYRRSVLGPFWITIATGVMAAALGLLYSMLFQIPVAEFLPHVTVGLIMWNFISGAIKEGSTVFIDNEGLIKQLPAPLSVHVYRLVWRQTLFLGHNLIIWLLLIIIFPRHLGWEFFLCIPALALLLVNGVWVAMFFGIIATRFRDVAPLLEALTQLLFYVTPIVWMTSTLKDQGEAVASRARIAELNPLYHYMEIVRGPLIGVHVPAYHWFIVLGCTVVGLLIAGLAMKQWRFRVSYWV from the coding sequence ATGACCACCGCGCCTGCACCCGGCGAGGAGCCGGCCTCGCGGTCAATGACCATGTCGGCGGCTTTCGCCGACCTGCTGCAAGGCGCTCGCCAGCGCGAGCTGTGGTTCAAGCTGGGCATTCAGGACATCAAGCAGCGCTACCGCCGCTCGGTGCTGGGCCCGTTCTGGATTACCATCGCGACCGGCGTCATGGCCGCCGCTCTGGGCCTGCTGTATTCCATGCTCTTCCAGATTCCCGTGGCGGAGTTCCTGCCCCACGTCACCGTGGGCCTGATTATGTGGAACTTCATCTCCGGCGCAATCAAAGAGGGCTCGACGGTCTTCATTGATAATGAGGGCCTGATCAAGCAGCTGCCTGCCCCGTTGTCGGTCCACGTCTACCGCCTAGTGTGGCGCCAGACTTTGTTCTTGGGCCACAACCTCATCATTTGGTTGCTGCTCATCATTATCTTTCCTCGGCACCTGGGGTGGGAGTTCTTCCTGTGCATCCCGGCGCTGGCCTTGCTGCTGGTCAACGGCGTGTGGGTAGCCATGTTCTTCGGCATTATCGCCACCCGTTTCCGTGACGTTGCCCCGCTGCTGGAGGCTCTCACCCAGCTGCTCTTCTACGTCACGCCGATCGTATGGATGACCTCTACCTTGAAGGACCAGGGTGAGGCTGTTGCCAGCCGTGCGCGCATTGCGGAGCTCAACCCGCTGTATCACTACATGGAGATTGTCCGCGGCCCGCTCATTGGTGTGCACGTTCCCGCCTATCACTGGTTCATTGTCCTGGGCTGCACGGTTGTGGGCCTGCTTATCGCCGGTCTTGCCATGAAGCAGTGGCGCTTCCGCGTCTCCTATTGGGTCTAG
- a CDS encoding aminotransferase class V-fold PLP-dependent enzyme, translating to MTEQYDVASVRGLYTGLSDGWTYLNAHSSPQIAERVASGVARSFRTSATVKPQEDTVGAHSARRAPGELLADDMYSSARRAVADLTGATAERVILGPSLPVLYQSLAAALRPLVRRQSSVVLSRLDPPELSRAFAHLDADIRWAQPDLGTGELPAFQYAELVDGSTRFVAFPAAHELLGTVTPTADIIDAVHERSRAWALVDVSSVAPYRRIEFDSVGADILGVDLGKLGGPQLAALVFRDTAMFRRLDDLVVGPVSPGLAGGVGPLADHLAALAGGERGSRRVRLGRSLDALSSYMEELCGDLYSLLGTLPAVHILGVTGEAAADASDDRLPRLTFAVRDVPAEVIHRRLFDNGLVTTTAPHTPLLTEMGVEEIGGAVTVSLSPFSTYHDIEHLTRVVASLA from the coding sequence ATGACAGAACAGTATGACGTCGCCAGTGTGCGAGGTCTCTACACTGGTCTGTCCGATGGATGGACCTACCTCAATGCCCACTCTTCACCGCAAATTGCGGAGCGCGTGGCCTCGGGCGTGGCGCGGTCCTTCCGTACATCCGCTACGGTAAAGCCGCAGGAGGATACCGTCGGCGCGCACTCGGCTCGCCGCGCGCCGGGCGAATTGCTGGCGGATGACATGTATTCTTCTGCGCGCCGTGCCGTGGCCGACCTCACGGGTGCGACGGCAGAGCGCGTTATCCTCGGCCCGTCCCTGCCGGTGCTCTACCAGTCCCTGGCGGCAGCGTTACGTCCGCTTGTACGCCGTCAGTCCTCAGTGGTGCTCTCGCGCCTCGATCCTCCGGAGCTGTCCAGGGCATTCGCGCACCTCGACGCAGACATCCGCTGGGCCCAGCCAGACCTGGGCACGGGTGAGCTGCCGGCGTTCCAGTACGCCGAGTTGGTCGATGGTTCCACGCGGTTCGTGGCCTTCCCCGCCGCGCATGAGCTGCTGGGCACGGTCACGCCGACGGCGGACATTATTGATGCGGTCCATGAGCGTTCCCGGGCCTGGGCGCTTGTCGACGTCTCCTCGGTAGCCCCCTACCGTCGCATCGAATTCGACTCTGTGGGCGCGGATATCCTCGGCGTAGATTTAGGCAAACTGGGCGGGCCGCAGCTGGCGGCGCTGGTCTTCCGCGATACCGCAATGTTCCGCCGCCTCGATGACCTAGTGGTTGGCCCGGTATCGCCGGGCCTGGCCGGTGGCGTGGGGCCGCTGGCGGATCACCTAGCTGCCTTGGCCGGCGGCGAGCGCGGCTCACGGCGTGTGCGCTTGGGACGCTCGCTCGATGCACTGTCGTCCTACATGGAGGAGCTCTGCGGTGATCTCTATAGTCTGCTGGGCACCCTGCCGGCAGTCCACATCTTGGGCGTAACAGGCGAGGCGGCTGCCGATGCCTCCGATGACCGCCTCCCGCGGCTTACTTTCGCCGTGCGCGACGTTCCGGCGGAAGTCATTCACCGCCGGCTCTTCGACAACGGCCTTGTCACCACGACAGCTCCGCACACACCTCTGCTGACGGAGATGGGTGTGGAGGAAATCGGCGGCGCCGTGACAGTTTCCCTGAGCCCGTTCAGCACCTACCACGACATTGAGCACTTGACCCGTGTCGTGGCCTCCCTGGCTTAG
- a CDS encoding NAD(P)H-quinone oxidoreductase has translation MKAIIQTNLEDPSSLELGDADKPQLKDGEVLVQVRAAGVNRADLLQARGHYPPPPGASEIIGLEVAGEVVDAGDTDITVGSKVGALLAGGGYAEYVAVPKGQLVPIPTGYSFAEAASVVEVACTVWSNIAMEAGLTEGQTILIHGGAGGIGTFAIQVAKQLGATVAVTAGSDEKLETCKELGADILINYNEQDFAEELKNQCDVILDIMGAKYLKKNLIALAKGGHMVTIGMQGGTKAELNMGILLNKRLTLQGTTLRSRSVEDKAAIVADTITNVWPWLEDGSVKHHLHGTYPLADAAKAHKALDSGEVTGKLVLEV, from the coding sequence ATGAAAGCCATCATTCAGACCAATCTGGAAGACCCAAGCTCGCTGGAGCTGGGGGACGCTGATAAGCCGCAGCTCAAAGACGGCGAAGTGCTGGTCCAGGTCAGGGCCGCCGGCGTGAACCGCGCCGACCTGCTCCAAGCCCGTGGGCATTACCCGCCACCGCCGGGTGCTTCAGAAATTATCGGGCTGGAAGTCGCCGGCGAGGTCGTCGATGCAGGTGATACCGACATCACAGTTGGGTCAAAGGTCGGCGCACTTCTGGCCGGCGGCGGCTATGCCGAGTACGTGGCCGTGCCGAAGGGCCAGCTTGTGCCCATCCCCACCGGCTACTCCTTTGCCGAGGCAGCTTCCGTCGTCGAAGTGGCCTGCACCGTGTGGTCCAACATCGCCATGGAGGCCGGCCTCACAGAAGGCCAGACCATCCTCATCCACGGCGGTGCGGGCGGCATCGGCACCTTCGCCATCCAGGTGGCCAAGCAGCTGGGCGCCACCGTTGCCGTGACCGCCGGATCCGATGAGAAGCTCGAGACGTGTAAGGAGCTCGGCGCGGATATCCTCATCAACTACAACGAGCAGGACTTCGCCGAGGAACTAAAGAATCAGTGTGATGTCATTCTGGACATCATGGGCGCGAAGTACCTCAAGAAAAACCTCATCGCGCTGGCCAAGGGTGGCCACATGGTTACCATCGGCATGCAAGGCGGCACGAAGGCTGAGCTCAACATGGGGATTCTGCTCAACAAGCGCCTGACCCTGCAGGGCACGACGCTGCGCTCCCGCTCGGTGGAGGACAAGGCCGCCATCGTGGCCGACACCATCACGAATGTCTGGCCCTGGCTGGAGGACGGCAGCGTGAAGCACCACCTCCACGGCACGTACCCGCTTGCCGACGCCGCCAAGGCCCACAAGGCCCTCGACTCCGGCGAGGTCACGGGCAAGCTCGTCCTCGAGGTCTAG
- a CDS encoding NAD(P)/FAD-dependent oxidoreductase: protein MQTVDTLIIGGGAAGLQAALVMVRARRSVLVVDSATPRNRFAHEIHGVIALEGTPPLEFQERGKEHVRNYGVQIVKATVDSVTDNDRTLTATLSNGDTVAARSIIVASGVEDVHPAIPGLEENWGNTVLHCPYCHGYEVADKNLGVLCIGEFSLQHAAILRQWSQNITFFTNGMELNEQQRSHLTRRGMALVDGPITAFHDGKVQVGDDDHAVDALFYMPIPHPHDEFLADLNLERHSPPSGMGGSLIKVGPAGATSHARIWAVGNVVNPPAQVAMAMGEANAAAIAVNAFLVEDDWI, encoded by the coding sequence ATGCAGACAGTCGATACCCTCATCATCGGCGGTGGCGCGGCCGGCCTTCAGGCAGCCCTGGTCATGGTCCGCGCACGCCGCAGCGTCCTCGTTGTTGATTCCGCCACTCCCCGTAACCGCTTTGCCCATGAAATCCACGGAGTTATCGCTCTCGAGGGCACACCTCCGCTTGAGTTCCAGGAGCGCGGCAAGGAGCACGTGCGCAACTACGGCGTGCAGATCGTGAAGGCCACCGTGGATTCTGTCACCGATAATGACCGCACGTTGACCGCAACATTGAGCAACGGAGACACCGTCGCGGCGCGCTCCATCATCGTTGCTAGTGGTGTCGAGGACGTGCACCCAGCCATCCCGGGCCTGGAAGAAAACTGGGGAAATACGGTCCTCCACTGCCCCTATTGCCACGGTTACGAGGTGGCGGACAAGAATCTTGGCGTTCTCTGCATCGGCGAGTTCTCCCTGCAGCACGCGGCAATTCTGCGCCAGTGGTCGCAGAACATCACCTTCTTCACCAACGGCATGGAGCTCAACGAGCAACAGCGTTCACACCTCACCCGGCGAGGCATGGCGCTTGTCGACGGCCCCATCACCGCCTTCCACGACGGAAAAGTCCAGGTTGGAGACGACGACCATGCTGTTGATGCGCTGTTCTACATGCCTATCCCCCACCCGCACGATGAGTTCCTCGCTGACCTCAACCTCGAGCGCCACAGTCCTCCGTCAGGGATGGGCGGAAGCCTCATCAAGGTGGGCCCAGCCGGCGCCACCAGCCACGCGCGCATCTGGGCCGTGGGCAACGTGGTAAACCCACCAGCACAGGTGGCGATGGCCATGGGAGAAGCGAACGCCGCCGCCATCGCGGTCAACGCTTTCCTCGTCGAGGATGATTGGATTTAA
- a CDS encoding type II toxin-antitoxin system Phd/YefM family antitoxin, translating into MSEDSYSAWVETDYLFGSPVNARRLLESYEQVLDGKAKEHDIDLDV; encoded by the coding sequence ATGTCAGAGGATAGCTATTCGGCGTGGGTAGAGACTGATTATCTTTTCGGCTCCCCAGTCAATGCTCGCCGGCTATTGGAGTCTTATGAGCAAGTGCTGGACGGGAAGGCTAAGGAGCACGACATCGATCTGGATGTTTAA
- a CDS encoding type II toxin-antitoxin system Phd/YefM family antitoxin, with the protein MYKMYIFSMKTMSVTSSQFRQSQSQIFEEAQHTPVAITSRGSRVRAFVVSPSFFARAVEALEDREDVQAAELARGESVEISHEDLKTKLVPPCQKVNTPLRLEDSS; encoded by the coding sequence ATGTACAAGATGTACATTTTCAGTATGAAAACGATGTCAGTGACGTCCAGCCAATTCCGCCAATCCCAAAGCCAAATTTTCGAAGAGGCACAGCACACACCCGTCGCCATCACTAGTCGTGGAAGCCGTGTTCGCGCTTTTGTCGTCTCTCCTTCATTTTTCGCCCGCGCAGTCGAAGCACTGGAAGATCGTGAGGACGTTCAGGCCGCTGAGCTTGCCCGAGGAGAGTCCGTAGAGATTTCACACGAAGACCTTAAAACAAAACTGGTTCCACCCTGCCAGAAGGTGAATACTCCACTTCGATTGGAAGATAGTTCTTAA
- a CDS encoding NAD-dependent deacylase has product MEHLFERAHSILSDATHVEVFTGAGMSADSGIATYRDAQTGIWENVDPVAMASISAWRSDPEPMFAWYLWRAQLAQRAEPNAGHRAIAAARGMTVTTQNIDNLHERAGNQDVVHLHGSLFAFRCTECDTPYDEDIAFPTEPVESITPPECPVCGGLVRPGVVWFGEALPNDEWAEAERRMSTADALLIVGTSGVVYPAAGLPQIAHARGIPIVEVTPQPTDLSPLADVMVTATAAEALPRILAGRIDGKDE; this is encoded by the coding sequence ATGGAGCACCTGTTTGAGCGCGCGCACTCGATTCTTTCTGATGCCACCCACGTCGAAGTTTTCACCGGCGCGGGCATGAGCGCGGACAGCGGCATCGCCACGTACCGCGATGCGCAGACAGGGATCTGGGAGAACGTGGATCCGGTGGCGATGGCGTCGATAAGCGCATGGCGCAGCGATCCTGAGCCGATGTTCGCCTGGTACCTGTGGCGCGCCCAGCTGGCGCAGCGGGCGGAACCCAACGCTGGGCACCGCGCGATTGCTGCCGCACGCGGCATGACGGTGACCACCCAAAACATCGATAACCTGCACGAGCGCGCCGGAAACCAGGACGTAGTCCACCTGCACGGCTCCTTGTTTGCCTTCCGCTGCACCGAGTGCGATACGCCATATGACGAGGACATTGCGTTCCCAACAGAGCCAGTTGAAAGCATCACGCCACCCGAGTGCCCCGTGTGCGGCGGCCTCGTGCGCCCGGGCGTGGTGTGGTTCGGTGAGGCTTTGCCCAACGACGAATGGGCCGAGGCCGAGCGCCGCATGTCCACCGCGGACGCGCTGCTCATTGTGGGCACCTCCGGCGTGGTCTACCCCGCCGCCGGCCTGCCACAGATTGCCCACGCGCGCGGCATCCCGATTGTGGAAGTTACCCCGCAGCCAACGGATCTCTCACCGCTTGCGGACGTCATGGTCACCGCCACCGCGGCGGAGGCGCTGCCACGCATCTTAGCGGGGCGGATCGATGGCAAAGACGAGTAG